From the Perca fluviatilis chromosome 11, GENO_Pfluv_1.0, whole genome shotgun sequence genome, the window AAAACTGCAAACCCTTAGAATCAGATTCAGTATTTAAACAAACCTCCCAAAATCTCATAGGTAGCAGAAAATCATTTAGAAAAGCAAACTGTTATGAAAGCACTCAAACGCCATAGGCTGTGCATAACTACTCTAGTTTCATTCTTTCTATGCTGTGTATTAAGAGAGAGTGTTAGAGCTGAAGTTGGTACTGCTGGAGGAGAAGCTATAGCTGTAAGTAGAGGAGTAATCCACACTGCCTCTACGAGATCCACTCCTGGAACCGGCTAGGGAACCAGCCCTGGACCCAGAGCGTGACCCTGGGTTAGAAACATTGTAAGGGCTGCTGATTCCCTTGGTGGACATCGAGGAGGCCTGCAGCATCTTCATACCCTTGCTTTCTTCCACCATGCAGCTGTCCATGGCTTCCTTGTAGGAGATCTTCAGTTTTGTCTTGGGACAGGTCAGGTTCTTCTGGTGATTCCGTGAATCCTGAAGCTTCTGGGCCCCTTGACCATCTAGCCAACCTCTGCGGATAGCCTCTTCAATGGTGACGCGACGTTCAATGCCAGGCTCTATCAGGCCTCCTGTCAGGTACTGAAACTCCAAAAATCTCTGGCCAGCTTCATAGGGCAACCATGTCTCCTTCACTGCCTCTGCTGCAGACATCTTTCTTTTAGTCTTCACATCCTCAAAACCAACATAGGCTTTCTGGGCAGGTTTCAGCTTAGTGCTCATGCTTTCGTCGATGATACTCTGATGGACAGCATCCTGCAGTGACAGTCTCTCACCAGTGGCAGGGTTGATAATACCACCTGTGCTTGCCTGGGCCTCCAGTAGCCTCTGTGCTGTAATAGTGTCAACTATGCCTCTTCGGAGGGCTTCAGACACAGTGATTTTCTCCAAGGTCTCGGTGTCAAATATAGCTGCCACAGGGCTATGGTCATCGAACATGTCAGGGGGAGAAACAGTGATTGAAATACTGTTGAAGCGTTTACGGACGGTCGGAGAAGATGGTCTGCCCTGGGTGGGACTGCTGCAGGTGACCATGTCATCAACGTTGATGTTTGCAATGGTCATCTCTGTGCTGCTGGTTCTGCTGGTTATTTGGTCAGCAATCTGGGTCAAGGTTAGCTTTCCGCTGCGATACTGATCCAAAGACTTCTGGTCAATGACACCGCGGTCCAGGCAGTCCTGGATATCATACTGGGTTCCTGTTTTCCGATCCACTATCACCAAACGTGCAGAGCCATCAGACCCCTTGATAGTTATTTCCTCCCACTCGCACTCCTGCTCCGACAACTCCAGGAAAGTGTCATAGTCAATTAGCTCCCGGTGATAGGCCTCCCTCACTGACATCTCCAGCCCAGTGTCAGGGTCAACGATCACAACTCGCCTCTTGCGCAGGATATTGGTACGGCTCTCCTGTGACTTCTGGGGCTTACTCTTATCTTTGAGTGGCAGGAGTATTAGGCCTGTTTTGCGATCTGTTATGCACCTGTCTTTAAGTTGAAGGTATGTCAGGTTTTCCTTAGTATTAGGGTCAAAGAACCCTTTTGTATCATCTCCTTCATAAGTTAGGATCTCATTCATCTCCTTATCAAAGTATCCCCTTTTATAGGCAACAGCAACATCAATACGGTGGCTCTCTTTGGGGTCAATAATCCCACCGCTGGCAATTTGGGCCTCAAGAAGACGGATTCCATGACCTTTCTCAATAAGGTCTTTCTCAATAGCCTGGAAGAGGGAGATTGTCATTCCTGTAGATGGGTCTTTGTATCCAGTTACTGCCTTCTCTGCAGACAGCAGCTTACTCTTGAACTCTTTTCCTACCAGGCCTCTCTTTGAGGCCTCCTCTACTGTCAAAAACACATTGTTGACTGGATCAACAATAAAACCAGAAGCAGCTTGGGCCTCAAGAAGCTCCAGGGTGGTTCCTCTCATGAGCAGGCCTTCCTTCATTGCCTGATACAAAGGCATAATTCGGTCATTGGCCTCATCATAGATCCCTGCAATGCAGGTAGAGCCATAGAGATAAGACTTTAGCTTGTCTTCAATGTCTCTGCTGGTGAGCTTGCCCTCTTTGAGCTTCACCAAATCAGTTTCATCCAGCAGTTCAGAGTCGACAAGGTCTGTAACAGAGACTTCACCACGGAGACCCTTTACTGTCATGGGCTTTTCTGGACCCTGGAGCAGAAGCAAGCCAGAAACAGGTTCCACTATACACTTTTTCCTTAAGTCTTTATAGCTTATCTTCTGTCCTGTCGCTGGCTCCAGGTAGCAGGTGGGATTTTTGGCCAAAGCCCTGTAGAGCTCCTCATCAATAAGATTGCGATCCAAAGCCAGATCTATTGGAAGGAACACACTCAGAACAGGGTCTAATATGCCTCCAACAGACTCCTGAGCCTGGAGCAAGCGGATGGCTGTGACTTTGTCTACGCGGCCCTGTTTGCAAGCCTGGCCTACAGATAACACTTTGCCAGTGTATGGATCTTTGAAGCCTGTGCTAGCTGCTTCAGCTGTTGCCAAGGTGTCTCTGTCTTCTGTGTCTACAATCCCTCTTGAGCAGGCAGTATCCACAGGCATCTTTTCATTAAATGCAGGGTCCACTATGTAGCCTGTTGCAGCTTGAGCTTCCAGGAGCATTAGGGCACTCTCCGGGCTGAGGAGTTTCTTGTTTTTTGCTTTAGTGAAGGGCATTCTCCCTTGAGAAGTGGATGTCATGCCAGCAATTATGCCAGTACCCTTAAGATTGAGCTGGATGTCCACAGCTACCTCATCCACGCTCTTTTTTCCCTTAAGGAGCTGGTCTAGCGTGGCTTTACTGATTATATCACAGTCACAAAGCTGGTGGGCTGTGACTTTGCGGCGCACCCCATCAAATATCAGCTTGGATGGATCGATTGTTGGGACCTTCTCATCTGTCTGGGTCTGCTTGGCCTGAGCGCTGGGTCTCTGCTGCAGCctgtgtatctctctctccaggGCATCTCTCTTGAGAGCCAGTTCTGATGCCTCCTTTTCAGAGATCAACAGACGGCTCTTGAACCTCTCCTCTACACTCTTTAGCTCCCTCATGAGCCTCTCAATTTCATTCTTCAGGGAGAGCCTGTCTCGTTCAGCCTTGTCTCTGTCTGATTCAAACTGCCGAATCTGGCTGTCTCTCAGCTCGTACTGGCTCTTCATGTAGTTGAAATCCTTGAGGACAGCATTCTTTTCATCATGCAGCCGCTGTTTGTTGCGGAGCTCAGTCTCTAGTGTGAGCTTGATGCGGGTGAGCTCCTCTTCTATGCGCTGCTGACGAGTCTTGTCCTGCTCCAGCAGTTTAAGCTTAGATAGCAAACTGTccctctgcagcagcagctcactGTATTGGCTTTGGGATTCATGTACCATCATGGATGTCTGGGGagaaataagaaaacacattaTTATGTCTGTAAAGGAATGCCAATAAGTGATGCACAAAAAGCATGAGCAAAAAGCAGATTATGCAGAGCCACGACTCTAATGAACTAATTACACAGCATGTTGTAAGAGCCTATCAACATATACAGTTGTTCATCATTTGTAGTATAGTAATAATATTCACAGGCAAATTGAATGTTAAGAATCGGTTATCAGTACTGGTTGAACCAATTGATaatgtatatactatatatatatatatatatatatatatatatatgtacatatattttatacattaaTTAGTATGCAGTGATTAATTGAGATTGTTATTATCGTGTGAGTTAAGTTCAGTCACATAATATGTGAAGTCAAAAGGGTGAACAACATGCATGTCAAAGCAAGACCATTTGTAAGCAAGTGAATTTCAAGTAAAACTCCTAAAATAAGTCAGGTGTCACTAATATAACAGGGCCAGTTTGAAATAATGCTTAGTCTTAATGCAGCCATCCATGCAAAAGCAGACAACAGTAAGTTCAATTATGTGTAGATGATCCTTCAATGCAATCAAAAATACCTCGATTGATTGCTTTTGGAATTTGTCTGTTTCCAATTTaagcttttctctctccttggTCAGGCCATTGATGAGAGCCTGGAGCTCGGCTGTCTTCTTGGTGCTACTCTGAAGCTGGACATGCAAGGCTGAGATCTGAGTGGCACTCTCTCCATCAATAGTGGCTTTGCTAAGCTTTAGctcatctctctcctgtctAACTGTCCTCAGCTCCTCCTCCAACCTCAGTCTCTCCTTGGTCAGGTTCTGTGTCAGAGTCTTCAGCTTTTCGATCTCGGTAGTGTATTCGTTAAGCTGGCGGCTCTTCTCCTCAATGGTCTTATACAGGCTCTCATTGCGTTGGTTGAGCTCATGAGTCCGAGCCTGTTCCTGCTGGAGTTTCTGTTTAAGTGTCCTCAGCTCAGCTGTGACAGCTGCCAGTTCTTGCTTGGTGACTTTATGCTCCTTCAGACTCTTGTCCAGAGCCTCCTGGAGGGCACTTATGTCCTGCTCATACTTCCTTCCATAGTTGGAAGTCTCTAGCTGGATAGACTTCAGTGAGCTAATTGTGGTGGTGTGCTCTCTGCAAGTATGTGTCATCCTCTCCAACTCTGCCTCCATTCTCTTTCTACGTGTGAACTCCTCCTGGGTCGTCTTCTTTTGCTTCTCCAACTCTGCTTCCATTCCATCCAGAGAGCACTGAAGTTCTCGGATACGGCTCTGCAGCCTGACAGAACTCTGCTCAGCCTGGGATTTCTCACTGGTCTGCTTCTCCAGCTCTACTCGGGTGATGCTGATCTCCTGCTCGTACACTTTAAGCTTGTTAATGGACTCCAGATAGGAGGTGTTCTTTGCCTTCAGGTCTGCCTCAGCCTGTTTCAGGTGATTGATTTCCAATTCTAGagctctcctcttcttcccctcctcctccaggttaaatgttagcatgctgatctGCCTGGACTTCTCCTGATTGGTTTTGATGGCCTCCTTCAGTTTGAGCTCATCCTGTCCTCCCTGCTGCATGAGTGTTCTCAGCTGAATCTCCAACTCGCTGCGAAGCCTCGTTTCTTGTACCACTGAGGCCCTCTGCTGGCTGGCctcctgctctgctctgcttttCTGCTCTTCTGTGTGAGCAATGGACTGCCTCAGTCTCCGCAGCTCCTCCTCTAGATCTCTCTTCTCGGCAGTGAGTCTGTCAACTTGATGTCTCAGTTCTGCTGTGTCTTCTTCTTTCTGCTGTGAGGCTTTTAGGATCGTGGTCTTGGTAACGTGGATCTGTGTCTCATATGTCTGCTTAAGCTGATTAATCTCCTGGGTGCACTGTGTTCTTACCTTTGAGATTTCTGACTCAGCGTTTCGTCGACGAGTCGCTTCCTCGTCTAGCAGTATCTTCATCCTCTCCAGTTCATGGTCCTTGTCCTTCACAGACTTTTCCAAGTCAATTTTGGTCCAGTTGAATTCGTCCTGTTCTTTCTGTCTGCGGCGAAGAGCCGCCTCATACTCTTCCTGCTGGCTGGTGTAGCGTTCCTCTGCCAAcattcttttcctcttttcttcatCCAGCTGGTATTTAATGCGGGTCAGCTGGTCGTTGAGATCTTGAAGCTGGTTGTGTGTGCTGTCCAGGCTCTCCTTGGTAACGCTAACTTGTATTGCTGTGGTTCTCTTCACTTCCTCCATAGAAATGAGCTTTTCTTGTGACTGAGTGAGGTCCAGCTTGCAGCGGGCCAAAGCATCCTCGAGAGACTTGTTTTTCTGGTTACGGTCCTGGATGTCGTCCTTCAGACGCTTTAGTTCCTCCTCCAACATCTCGATCTTAGTGTTCCTGATCTGAGAGCATTGACAAAAGCAGAAAGAGCCTCAGTCAACTACTTTCATATTGTTAAACAAGCCTATTTGTtcatttatggtattttttatcatactatttattattatactatTATCGACATTTAATGATGTCTTAAATGGCATCACACAAATACGACACCTACCTTTAGCTCTTCCATGTTCTTCAGTAGCTCCCCAAGGAACTTGTAGTAGTCACTAGAGCGGGTGAGTAGCTCTATGTAGTGGGACTGGAGGTCAGCCGCCTGAtgggagttaaaaaaaaaggtggatgAATACTGAGGTCAAATGTTCATGTGTTAATTTCATACCGGTGAGCTCTTTACATGACGGATGCAATTAGGCAATTAACCTTTAAACTGGTTGTATTACAAGAGCTGataatataaaagaaaataactagggatgcaccaaatattcggccaccgaaaattttcggccgaaaatggcccaaaagggcattttcggttttcagcCGAAATAATagacagagacggagcagagcccagcgcaggagatcagagcgcagaaaaaaagacttgtctcgctgcaccagatgaggggcatgcaccctcgttgtctgatatgttcagtgaaatcctgcaagaaagtgcctcaattaataataataataataacaataggtaagctattctgttctcaggctactatatactgtatgtgactatcagattgtagccatatttctgctagatattttttaaattttaaactttaatattaatttatatataatattatatataatattaatttaattgcaatgccttgattttagtaaagttagtacacagtcatagccataaatgcaatggtactaataattggcataatttctttcggtctttcggttttcggtcttggtttcctctttttcggttttcggtttcggccaagaatttttatttcggtgcatccctaaaaatAACCATTGTTAAAATTCATATTTAAGAAAGAGAAGATCAACATATAATGATAACTTGAATGTGTAATAACTAATAGCTAAATGAAAATTGGTTTAGTATGACTTAATGGAGAGACAGTACTCATACCTCTTGTCTGACCACAGAAGCGGGAGACTGCAGCATTGTTCTCTTGATAGGAATATTAAGCAGAGTTTCCAGGCCTGAACCGTAGGAAGCCAGCTGCAGCTCATAGTCCTAAAAAAacccacaacacaacacagattATTTGTACAATGCGTGCCTTCGGTTCATCAGCTTGTAAACAtctataaaaatgttttcaaatgaaaaaaaaaacagtgcacATTAATTGACAACCTACCTTTATGGAGGAAGCACAGATGTCTGCGTTTTTCTGCACAACCTCTACtttctccttctttcctttAATTTCAGTGTGAAGTGCCTGTGCAGTCAAAAGGGGACATTCAAATCACTGATTTAatctgacatgacactgtccaGTTGGTGCTTCTTCTCAGACTTCCATTACTTTATTAGACAAGAATGTTAATGATATTATAATAAGCAGTTACTCAAATTATTTTTCTTGGTCTCAAGGGAAAGTAAGCAGAATTCCATAAATCATCTGAGCAACACTTTACactgctgctgtgctgtgtgtgatgtactgtataaaATCCACACCTACACCAAAGCTCACGGCTGTCAGAAGCTCAATAAATTGTCAATGGTGGATAtttccaattcaaaatcaaatcagttcagttaaaaaaaaggattgaTTACAATATGTTTATGTAAACAAGGAGAGACGTGCCTTCTGTTGGTTGAGGTGGTCCATTAGAGTCTGGATGTCGCTGAGCTTAACCGTCTGAAGGGTGTCCTGGCGCTTCCTGGCATTGTCTATCCACTGTTTCAGCTGAGTGCTGCTCTGCTGATAATGAGTCAGCTGTTTTTCCTGCTTCTCCAAGTCCCACACTCTGAGGAGGAAAGagtgggaggaagaggaagggatgAAAGGActtttttgggtgtttttaccAGCAACGACGAATGGAGGATGTGAAGACATATTCACAGGTACTGAAACAATGTGTGTACATATACAGACTATCCTACCTGCTGTCAATCTGGGTTTGGATGCGGCGCCAGCGGTCAGACATCTGACCCACCAGGTCTGAGTACTTGGACAAGTCCACGTCACACTTGTGGAAGGGCGCGGAGATTTGGCCATTCCAGTGCAC encodes:
- the LOC120568106 gene encoding desmoplakin-like isoform X2, yielding MSLYGSNPRLVTGVQRSNSRQDLSGRNDVFVGGNGFQGDYQGQGTTYTSFSRTSMHGGGAAKAQVLGTAGGGGGMNVLAIQQKALFLTSQCQDFLERANMIFQGGGPAMEVDKLLIMAAETMEQMKAYGRELQQMRIPNNIFRSLEQFQHMHGALQQQLVSSVTIRRNRGSVGSLEGGRIFNDAMAWIAQQKRMIETTPWGDDSETIEKQIITQNKNHSSIQRSQEVDRARDELRGDKYNLSILEQEWESLQKMSHSRVGQLRDLQGIIGEISQAIMWVNEREEEELMFDWGDKNIDQYIPRKQESYSGLMRDLEEKEKELNKLKVKADGLVNNNHPASDKIEAYMDTLQTQWSWLLQITKCIHVHLKENAAYSQFFKEANETYAKLQKECEAIRNKYMCDKNTQLDNLNELLKNLEKEKARVMENKRQVQSLVNKSKTIVRLKPRNPEEKSSSRVIVQALCDFKQDQIGILKGNEGILKDNSQRSKWLVTGPGGLDMLIPSVCLLIPPPNPLSIGLADKNEQYYEAIMSIWNQLYINIKSLISWQYCLKDVNYINSLTVSMLSKMRPDEYRNIIKRLETHYQEFMRTSQGSELFGEEEKKTMQGHFDKAQTYYDTLIIQLPAYKEEAVKPDNTKPPTPKIPKPPVVPVPVQPPPASSTISLTLLNSLQELRRRLELAESGLTSHLHVPLGDNSVHECSVHIQKLQTVHQDLDSIHDEYLRLREKIIKQLEGIPADSEHAQFLRSELEIINQKLRGLQGLYPAYLQRLSALKALLQSLLQAEDIIKVNEARLTEKETTSLDLREVEKYRSTLKQMKSDLEQKRDLLTAMESDLAKAVHWNGQISAPFHKCDVDLSKYSDLVGQMSDRWRRIQTQIDSRVWDLEKQEKQLTHYQQSSTQLKQWIDNARKRQDTLQTVKLSDIQTLMDHLNQQKALHTEIKGKKEKVEVVQKNADICASSIKDYELQLASYGSGLETLLNIPIKRTMLQSPASVVRQEAADLQSHYIELLTRSSDYYKFLGELLKNMEELKIRNTKIEMLEEELKRLKDDIQDRNQKNKSLEDALARCKLDLTQSQEKLISMEEVKRTTAIQVSVTKESLDSTHNQLQDLNDQLTRIKYQLDEEKRKRMLAEERYTSQQEEYEAALRRRQKEQDEFNWTKIDLEKSVKDKDHELERMKILLDEEATRRRNAESEISKTSMMVHESQSQYSELLLQRDSLLSKLKLLEQDKTRQQRIEEELTRIKLTLETELRNKQRLHDEKNAVLKDFNYMKSQYELRDSQIRQFESDRDKAERDRLSLKNEIERLMRELKSVEERFKSRLLISEKEASELALKRDALEREIHRLQQRPSAQAKQTQTDEKVPTIDPSKLIFDGVRRKVTAHQLCDCDIISKATLDQLLKGKKSVDEVAVDIQLNLKGTGIIAGMTSTSQGRMPFTKAKNKKLLSPESALMLLEAQAATGYIVDPAFNEKMPVDTACSRGIVDTEDRDTLATAEAASTGFKDPYTGKVLSVGQACKQGRVDKVTAIRLLQAQESVGGILDPVLSVFLPIDLALDRNLIDEELYRALAKNPTCYLEPATGQKISYKDLRKKCIVEPVSGLLLLQGPEKPMTVKGLRGEVSVTDLVDSELLDETDLVKLKEGKLTSRDIEDKLKSYLYGSTCIAGIYDEANDRIMPLYQAMKEGLLMRGTTLELLEAQAASGFIVDPVNNVFLTVEEASKRGLVGKEFKSKLLSAEKAVTGYKDPSTGMTISLFQAIEKDLIEKGHGIRLLEAQIASGGIIDPKESHRIDVAVAYKRGYFDKEMNEILTYEGDDTKGFFDPNTKENLTYLQLKDRCITDRKTGLILLPLKDKSKPQKSQESRTNILRKRRVVIVDPDTGLEMSVREAYHRELIDYDTFLELSEQECEWEEITIKGSDGSARLVIVDRKTGTQYDIQDCLDRGVIDQKSLDQYRSGKLTLTQIADQITSRTSSTEMTIANINVDDMVTCSSPTQGRPSSPTVRKRFNSISITVSPPDMFDDHSPVAAIFDTETLEKITVSEALRRGIVDTITAQRLLEAQASTGGIINPATGERLSLQDAVHQSIIDESMSTKLKPAQKAYVGFEDVKTKRKMSAAEAVKETWLPYEAGQRFLEFQYLTGGLIEPGIERRVTIEEAIRRGWLDGQGAQKLQDSRNHQKNLTCPKTKLKISYKEAMDSCMVEESKGMKMLQASSMSTKGISSPYNVSNPGSRSGSRAGSLAGSRSGSRRGSVDYSSTYSYSFSSSSTNFSSNTLS
- the LOC120568106 gene encoding desmoplakin-like isoform X1; this encodes MSLYGSNPRLVTGVQRSNSRQDLSGRNDVFVGGNGFQGDYQGQGTTYTSFSRTSMHGGGAAKAQVLGTAGGGGGMNVLAIQQKALFLTSQCQDFLERANMIFQGGGPAMEVDKLLIMAAETMEQMKAYGRELQQMRIPNNIFRSLEQFQHMHGALQQQLVSSVTIRRNRGSVGSLEGGRIFNDAMAWIAQQKRMIETTPWGDDSETIEKQIITQNKNHSSIQRSQEVDRARDELRGDKYNLSILEQEWESLQKMSHSRVGQLRDLQGIIGEISQAIMWVNEREEEELMFDWGDKNIDQYIPRKQESYSGLMRDLEEKEKELNKLKVKADGLVNNNHPASDKIEAYMDTLQTQWSWLLQITKCIHVHLKENAAYSQFFKEANETYAKLQKECEAIRNKYMCDKNTQLDNLNELLKNLEKEKARVMENKRQVQSLVNKSKTIVRLKPRNPEEKSSSRVIVQALCDFKQDQIGILKGNEGILKDNSQRSKWLVTGPGGLDMLIPSVCLLIPPPNPLSIGLADKNEQYYEAIMSIWNQLYINIKSLISWQYCLKDVNYINSLTVSMLSKMRPDEYRNIIKRLETHYQEFMRTSQGSELFGEEEKKTMQGHFDKAQTYYDTLIIQLPAYKEEAVKPDNTKPPTPKIPKPPVVPVPVQPPPASSTISLTLLNSLQELRRRLELAESGLTSHLHVPLGDNSVHECSVHIQKLQTVHQDLDSIHDEYLRLREKIIKQLEGIPADSEHAQFLRSELEIINQKLRGLQGLYPAYLQRLSALKALLQSLLQAEDIIKVNEARLTEKETTSLDLREVEKYRSTLKQMKSDLEQKRDLLTAMESDLAKAVHWNGQISAPFHKCDVDLSKYSDLVGQMSDRWRRIQTQIDSRVWDLEKQEKQLTHYQQSSTQLKQWIDNARKRQDTLQTVKLSDIQTLMDHLNQQKALHTEIKGKKEKVEVVQKNADICASSIKDYELQLASYGSGLETLLNIPIKRTMLQSPASVVRQEAADLQSHYIELLTRSSDYYKFLGELLKNMEELKIRNTKIEMLEEELKRLKDDIQDRNQKNKSLEDALARCKLDLTQSQEKLISMEEVKRTTAIQVSVTKESLDSTHNQLQDLNDQLTRIKYQLDEEKRKRMLAEERYTSQQEEYEAALRRRQKEQDEFNWTKIDLEKSVKDKDHELERMKILLDEEATRRRNAESEISKVRTQCTQEINQLKQTYETQIHVTKTTILKASQQKEEDTAELRHQVDRLTAEKRDLEEELRRLRQSIAHTEEQKSRAEQEASQQRASVVQETRLRSELEIQLRTLMQQGGQDELKLKEAIKTNQEKSRQISMLTFNLEEEGKKRRALELEINHLKQAEADLKAKNTSYLESINKLKVYEQEISITRVELEKQTSEKSQAEQSSVRLQSRIRELQCSLDGMEAELEKQKKTTQEEFTRRKRMEAELERMTHTCREHTTTISSLKSIQLETSNYGRKYEQDISALQEALDKSLKEHKVTKQELAAVTAELRTLKQKLQQEQARTHELNQRNESLYKTIEEKSRQLNEYTTEIEKLKTLTQNLTKERLRLEEELRTVRQERDELKLSKATIDGESATQISALHVQLQSSTKKTAELQALINGLTKEREKLKLETDKFQKQSIETSMMVHESQSQYSELLLQRDSLLSKLKLLEQDKTRQQRIEEELTRIKLTLETELRNKQRLHDEKNAVLKDFNYMKSQYELRDSQIRQFESDRDKAERDRLSLKNEIERLMRELKSVEERFKSRLLISEKEASELALKRDALEREIHRLQQRPSAQAKQTQTDEKVPTIDPSKLIFDGVRRKVTAHQLCDCDIISKATLDQLLKGKKSVDEVAVDIQLNLKGTGIIAGMTSTSQGRMPFTKAKNKKLLSPESALMLLEAQAATGYIVDPAFNEKMPVDTACSRGIVDTEDRDTLATAEAASTGFKDPYTGKVLSVGQACKQGRVDKVTAIRLLQAQESVGGILDPVLSVFLPIDLALDRNLIDEELYRALAKNPTCYLEPATGQKISYKDLRKKCIVEPVSGLLLLQGPEKPMTVKGLRGEVSVTDLVDSELLDETDLVKLKEGKLTSRDIEDKLKSYLYGSTCIAGIYDEANDRIMPLYQAMKEGLLMRGTTLELLEAQAASGFIVDPVNNVFLTVEEASKRGLVGKEFKSKLLSAEKAVTGYKDPSTGMTISLFQAIEKDLIEKGHGIRLLEAQIASGGIIDPKESHRIDVAVAYKRGYFDKEMNEILTYEGDDTKGFFDPNTKENLTYLQLKDRCITDRKTGLILLPLKDKSKPQKSQESRTNILRKRRVVIVDPDTGLEMSVREAYHRELIDYDTFLELSEQECEWEEITIKGSDGSARLVIVDRKTGTQYDIQDCLDRGVIDQKSLDQYRSGKLTLTQIADQITSRTSSTEMTIANINVDDMVTCSSPTQGRPSSPTVRKRFNSISITVSPPDMFDDHSPVAAIFDTETLEKITVSEALRRGIVDTITAQRLLEAQASTGGIINPATGERLSLQDAVHQSIIDESMSTKLKPAQKAYVGFEDVKTKRKMSAAEAVKETWLPYEAGQRFLEFQYLTGGLIEPGIERRVTIEEAIRRGWLDGQGAQKLQDSRNHQKNLTCPKTKLKISYKEAMDSCMVEESKGMKMLQASSMSTKGISSPYNVSNPGSRSGSRAGSLAGSRSGSRRGSVDYSSTYSYSFSSSSTNFSSNTLS